The following are from one region of the Yoonia sp. R2331 genome:
- a CDS encoding carboxyl transferase domain-containing protein, which translates to MSKAAHLEALEIVRKAADAAAAGGGEKSRARHVSRGKMLPRDRVASLLDPGSAFLEIGATAAHEMYDGAAPCAGVIAGVGRVAGQQVMVVCNDATVKGGTYYPMTVKKHLRAQEIAEKCCLPCVYLVDSGGANLPNQDEVFPDRDHFGRIFYNQAQMSAKGIPQIAVVMGSCTAGGAYVPAMADVSIIVKDQGTIFLAGPPLVKAATGEVVSAEDLGGGDVHTRLSGVADYLAEDDAHALALARQAVASCSIKSPENNRLPSEPPVMDIDTLFDVIPADLRTPYDIREVIKRIVDGSRFDEFKARFGETLVTGFARIDGWPCGIVANNGVLFSEAAQKGAHFVELCSQRKIPLVFLQNITGFMVGQKYENEGIARHGAKMVTAVATTQVPKITMVVGGSYGAGNYGMAGRAYSPEFMWSWPTSRTAVMGGEQAAGVLATVKRDAMERAGKDWSEADEAAFKQPTIDMFAEQSHPLYASARLWDDGVIDPRKSREVLALSLAAAMNREIEDTRFGVFRM; encoded by the coding sequence ATGAGTAAAGCCGCACATCTGGAAGCTCTTGAAATCGTTCGGAAAGCTGCAGACGCGGCAGCCGCTGGCGGCGGAGAAAAATCGCGCGCGCGACATGTCAGTCGGGGCAAGATGTTGCCCCGGGACAGGGTGGCGAGCTTGCTGGATCCGGGCAGCGCCTTTCTGGAAATCGGGGCGACGGCGGCGCATGAGATGTATGATGGGGCGGCCCCTTGCGCGGGCGTGATTGCGGGCGTCGGCCGGGTGGCCGGGCAGCAGGTCATGGTTGTGTGCAATGATGCCACCGTCAAAGGCGGCACCTATTATCCGATGACCGTCAAGAAGCACCTCCGCGCGCAAGAGATCGCAGAAAAGTGTTGTTTGCCATGTGTTTATCTGGTCGATTCTGGCGGCGCAAACTTGCCAAATCAGGACGAGGTTTTCCCCGACCGCGACCACTTTGGCCGGATTTTCTATAACCAAGCGCAGATGTCCGCCAAGGGCATTCCGCAGATTGCGGTGGTCATGGGCTCTTGCACGGCAGGCGGGGCCTATGTGCCCGCGATGGCCGATGTCTCGATCATCGTGAAGGATCAGGGCACAATCTTTCTGGCCGGGCCACCGCTGGTCAAAGCCGCCACCGGCGAAGTGGTCAGCGCAGAGGATTTGGGCGGTGGAGACGTTCACACGCGATTGTCTGGCGTGGCCGATTATCTGGCCGAAGATGACGCTCACGCCTTGGCGCTGGCGCGGCAGGCGGTCGCCAGTTGCAGCATAAAGTCGCCTGAAAACAACAGACTGCCGTCCGAACCTCCTGTCATGGACATCGACACATTGTTCGACGTGATTCCGGCTGATTTGCGCACACCATATGACATCCGCGAGGTGATCAAGCGCATCGTGGACGGGTCCAGGTTTGATGAATTCAAGGCGCGGTTCGGGGAAACGCTGGTCACCGGGTTTGCCCGGATCGACGGTTGGCCCTGCGGAATTGTCGCCAACAACGGGGTCCTGTTTTCAGAGGCCGCGCAGAAGGGCGCGCATTTTGTTGAACTCTGCTCACAACGAAAAATCCCGCTGGTCTTTCTGCAGAACATCACCGGCTTCATGGTCGGACAGAAGTACGAAAATGAAGGTATCGCGCGGCACGGAGCCAAGATGGTCACGGCCGTCGCAACAACGCAGGTCCCAAAGATCACGATGGTCGTTGGTGGATCCTACGGTGCGGGAAATTATGGCATGGCTGGCAGGGCTTACAGCCCGGAGTTCATGTGGTCATGGCCGACCTCACGCACCGCTGTGATGGGCGGAGAACAGGCCGCAGGCGTTTTGGCAACGGTCAAACGCGACGCAATGGAGCGCGCAGGCAAAGACTGGTCAGAGGCCGATGAAGCAGCCTTCAAACAGCCCACAATTGATATGTTCGCGGAACAATCGCATCCGCTTTATGCCAGCGCGCGGCTTTGGGATGACGGCGTGATTGACCCGCGCAAATCGCGCGAAGTGCTGGCGTTGTCGCTTGCGGCGGCGATGAACCGCGAAATTGAGGACACCCGTTTCGGCGTGTTCCGGATGTGA
- a CDS encoding biotin carboxylase N-terminal domain-containing protein: protein MFNRILIANRGEIACRVIRSARKLGVETVAIYSDADATAQHVVQADYAVRIGPAPVADSYLRGDLIIAAALDTGAEAIHPGYGFLSENPDFVEAVEAAGLVFIGPSASAIRAMGLKDAAKDVMAQAGVPVVPGYQGDDQSPAGLAAAAADIGYPVLIKAVAGGGGKGMRLVNAAPDFEENLTSAQTEARTAFGNDRVLIEKFVQSPRHIEVQVFGDGTDAVHLFERDCSLQRRHQKVIEEAPAPGMTDAVRAAMGAAAVKAAKAIGYAGAGTVEFIVDGSDGLRTDGFWFMEMNTRLQVEHPVTEAITGVDLVAWQLQVAAGGGLPARQEDLAINGHAFEARLYAEDVPAGFLPATGRIAHLAFPASSRIDSGVVAGDEISPWYDPMIAKVTTHGADRAAALRQLQRALADTEVAGLVTNIGYLQRLAAHPGFGRGEVDTGLIARHPEMAAAPDAGGWRACFAAIVAAGCDQPGAHAGFTLWQPMARSVTLRVGDLELNPVLQVSGDGIRVTLDGEAHDFTRRGADWFVGTRRCPPAQAHGAQVTVFGADPLTYDIPDPLARGGGSAGGDAVLAPMPGLVQAVAVAPGDVVTEGQRLVVLEAMKMEHVLRSPRDGTVAEVNAITGGQVAAGAPLVTLEVTS from the coding sequence ATGTTTAACCGTATCTTGATCGCCAACAGGGGCGAGATTGCTTGCCGCGTGATCCGCTCTGCGCGGAAATTGGGTGTCGAGACGGTGGCCATCTATTCGGATGCCGATGCAACTGCGCAGCATGTGGTTCAAGCGGATTATGCGGTCCGCATCGGGCCTGCGCCAGTGGCTGACAGTTATCTGCGCGGTGATTTGATCATCGCAGCGGCGTTGGACACCGGGGCAGAGGCGATCCATCCCGGTTATGGTTTTCTGTCCGAGAATCCCGACTTTGTAGAGGCCGTAGAGGCGGCCGGGCTGGTGTTCATTGGCCCATCTGCCAGCGCGATCCGGGCGATGGGGCTCAAGGACGCCGCCAAAGATGTGATGGCGCAGGCTGGCGTGCCGGTGGTGCCGGGGTATCAGGGCGACGATCAGTCACCAGCGGGCTTGGCCGCTGCGGCCGCCGATATCGGCTATCCGGTGCTCATCAAGGCTGTGGCGGGCGGCGGCGGTAAGGGCATGCGTCTGGTCAACGCGGCCCCAGATTTTGAGGAAAATCTGACCAGCGCCCAGACCGAAGCGCGCACGGCCTTTGGCAATGACCGGGTCCTGATTGAGAAGTTTGTCCAAAGTCCGCGTCATATTGAGGTGCAGGTCTTTGGCGACGGCACCGACGCAGTGCATTTGTTCGAGCGTGATTGCTCGCTCCAGCGGCGTCATCAGAAAGTGATTGAAGAGGCGCCCGCACCGGGCATGACTGACGCGGTGCGCGCAGCGATGGGGGCGGCGGCGGTCAAGGCAGCGAAGGCGATTGGTTATGCCGGGGCAGGGACGGTTGAGTTCATTGTGGACGGGTCAGACGGGCTGCGCACGGATGGGTTCTGGTTCATGGAAATGAACACGCGGCTTCAGGTTGAACACCCGGTCACGGAAGCCATCACCGGTGTGGATCTTGTGGCCTGGCAATTGCAGGTGGCCGCTGGTGGCGGATTGCCCGCGCGCCAGGAAGATCTGGCAATCAACGGTCATGCGTTCGAGGCGCGGCTTTATGCCGAGGATGTGCCCGCGGGTTTCCTGCCTGCGACCGGGCGGATTGCGCATCTGGCGTTTCCGGCATCGTCGCGGATCGATAGCGGTGTGGTGGCAGGGGATGAGATTTCGCCGTGGTACGACCCGATGATTGCCAAGGTTACAACCCATGGCGCGGATCGCGCTGCGGCTTTGCGCCAGCTACAACGGGCCTTGGCAGATACGGAAGTGGCCGGGTTGGTCACCAACATCGGCTATCTGCAGCGGTTGGCAGCACATCCGGGCTTTGGCCGCGGTGAGGTGGACACCGGCTTGATCGCCCGCCACCCGGAAATGGCAGCGGCACCTGATGCAGGCGGCTGGCGGGCATGTTTTGCGGCCATTGTCGCAGCGGGCTGTGATCAGCCGGGGGCGCATGCGGGTTTTACCCTGTGGCAGCCCATGGCACGGAGTGTGACGTTGCGGGTTGGTGATCTGGAACTGAACCCGGTTTTGCAGGTCTCAGGCGATGGGATCAGGGTCACGCTGGACGGTGAAGCGCATGATTTCACGCGGCGCGGCGCAGACTGGTTTGTTGGCACGCGCCGTTGCCCGCCCGCGCAAGCCCATGGGGCACAGGTTACTGTCTTTGGGGCAGATCCGCTCACCTACGACATTCCCGATCCATTGGCGCGCGGTGGCGGGTCAGCAGGGGGAGATGCGGTGCTGGCCCCGATGCCGGGGCTGGTGCAGGCGGTAGCAGTCGCGCCCGGTGATGTGGTGACAGAAGGGCAGCGGCTGGTGGTTCTCGAAGCAATGAAGATGGAACACGTGCTGCGCAGTCCGCGCGACGGAACTGTGGCAGAGGTCAACGCTATAACGGGCGGGCAGGTTGCGGCGGGCGCTCCGCTGGTGACTTTGGAGGTGACGTCATGA
- a CDS encoding glutathione S-transferase family protein, with translation MIRLHHCPGTRSMRVLWLLYELAVDFDLEVYPFDKTLRSEAYLKLNPAGRVPALELDGHIIRESGAILQVLCERFDPRGLGRPLGHKDHVAWLDWIHFAETISAHCANLTQQHLMLREDYMRSPIIMKLEAARLGKTLEATEARLAGDYLLGSGFSAADVAVGQAVFMAKHFVHLDATPRLAAWYARLAEREAFQAALPDGDMLYDRDFYAPWPVE, from the coding sequence ATGATCCGGTTGCATCATTGCCCCGGCACCCGATCCATGCGGGTGCTGTGGTTGCTTTATGAATTGGCGGTGGACTTTGATCTTGAGGTCTATCCATTCGACAAAACGCTGCGGTCAGAGGCCTATCTGAAGCTGAACCCCGCCGGCCGGGTGCCAGCGCTGGAACTGGACGGTCACATCATCCGCGAAAGTGGGGCAATCCTACAGGTCTTGTGCGAACGGTTTGACCCGCGCGGGCTGGGGCGGCCTTTGGGGCACAAGGACCACGTGGCCTGGCTGGATTGGATTCACTTCGCCGAGACGATCAGCGCCCATTGCGCGAACCTGACCCAGCAGCATCTGATGCTGCGCGAGGATTACATGCGCTCACCCATCATCATGAAGTTGGAGGCCGCACGTCTGGGCAAGACATTGGAGGCGACCGAGGCGCGGCTGGCGGGCGATTATCTTTTGGGATCGGGGTTTTCGGCGGCGGATGTGGCGGTGGGGCAGGCGGTTTTTATGGCCAAACACTTCGTGCATCTGGACGCGACGCCCAGGCTCGCGGCATGGTACGCGCGGCTAGCCGAACGCGAGGCGTTTCAGGCGGCATTGCCGGACGGCGACATGCTATATGATCGGGACTTTTATGCACCGTGGCCGGTAGAATGA
- a CDS encoding hydroxymethylglutaryl-CoA lyase yields the protein MDFVTLHEVGPRDGLQNEARVIPVAEKVALIEALAGAGLPRIEVGSFVSPKWVPQMAGTDAVMAALSPGPVYEVLVPNMRGWQGFQAAKRHGEYAIAVFVAATEGFSRANLNCSVAESLERAAPVIAAAQEEGVAVRGYVSCVTDCPYEGQVPPGQVAQVLHGLRALGVGEVSLGDTIGKGTPERVGQMLDAALGEVPAAELAGHFHDTGGQALQNIVVSLEKGLRSFDAAAGGLGGCPYAPGAPGNVATEAVVAMLHDAGFETGVDAGKLGDAAGMARAMRGCDDAGQG from the coding sequence GTGGACTTTGTGACGTTGCACGAGGTGGGCCCACGGGATGGGTTGCAGAACGAGGCGCGTGTGATCCCGGTGGCCGAAAAGGTCGCTTTGATCGAGGCGTTGGCCGGGGCCGGGTTGCCAAGGATCGAGGTGGGGTCCTTTGTCAGCCCGAAGTGGGTGCCGCAGATGGCTGGGACAGATGCGGTGATGGCCGCGCTGTCGCCGGGGCCGGTCTATGAGGTGCTGGTGCCCAACATGCGCGGCTGGCAGGGGTTTCAAGCGGCAAAGCGGCATGGAGAATATGCAATTGCGGTGTTTGTGGCAGCCACCGAAGGGTTCAGCCGGGCCAATCTGAATTGTTCAGTCGCAGAGAGTTTGGAGCGGGCCGCACCAGTGATTGCGGCGGCACAAGAGGAGGGGGTTGCGGTGCGGGGCTATGTCTCTTGCGTGACCGATTGCCCATATGAAGGGCAGGTGCCGCCGGGGCAGGTGGCCCAAGTTTTGCACGGCTTGCGTGCGCTAGGCGTAGGCGAGGTGTCATTGGGGGATACCATTGGCAAGGGCACGCCAGAGCGGGTCGGGCAGATGCTGGATGCGGCGTTGGGCGAGGTGCCAGCGGCAGAGCTGGCCGGGCATTTCCATGACACCGGCGGGCAGGCACTGCAGAATATCGTGGTGTCACTTGAGAAGGGCTTGCGCAGTTTTGATGCAGCTGCCGGGGGCTTGGGCGGTTGCCCCTATGCGCCGGGCGCGCCGGGCAATGTTGCGACCGAGGCCGTGGTGGCGATGCTGCATGACGCAGGCTTTGAAACTGGCGTAGATGCTGGGAAGCTGGGTGACGCGGCCGGGATGGCGCGCGCGATGCGAGGATGCGATGATGCTGGTCAGGGTTGA
- a CDS encoding crotonase/enoyl-CoA hydratase family protein, producing the protein MMLVRVETDARGVATLTLARADKHNALSADLIADLHAAALALGDDPQVRVVVLAADGPTFCAGGDLGWMRGQMAADAATRRAGAEAIAAMLGALNSLPKPVIGRVQGNAFGGGVGLACVCDVALTVDGAMFGLTETRLGLIPATIGPYVIARMGEARARQVFMSSRRFGAAEAQSLGIVARVVAADDLDPAVEAEVAPYLECAPGAVAAAKALAQRLGAGIDADAVAHSINALIAQWEGDEAPEGIAAFFEKRKARWMI; encoded by the coding sequence ATGATGCTGGTCAGGGTTGAGACAGATGCGCGCGGGGTGGCGACATTGACGCTGGCGCGCGCCGACAAACACAATGCGCTGTCGGCAGATTTGATTGCTGACCTGCATGCCGCCGCGCTGGCGCTGGGCGATGATCCGCAGGTGCGGGTGGTCGTTCTGGCGGCCGATGGGCCAACCTTTTGTGCTGGCGGCGATTTGGGGTGGATGCGGGGCCAGATGGCAGCAGATGCCGCGACGCGGCGCGCCGGAGCAGAGGCGATTGCGGCCATGCTGGGCGCGCTCAACAGCCTGCCCAAGCCCGTGATTGGCCGCGTTCAGGGCAATGCCTTTGGTGGCGGCGTCGGGCTTGCCTGCGTGTGCGATGTGGCGCTGACGGTAGATGGCGCGATGTTTGGTCTGACCGAAACCCGGTTGGGGCTGATCCCGGCGACGATCGGGCCATATGTCATTGCACGCATGGGCGAGGCGCGGGCGCGGCAGGTCTTCATGTCTTCGCGGCGGTTTGGTGCGGCAGAGGCGCAATCGCTTGGCATCGTGGCGCGTGTTGTGGCGGCGGACGACCTTGATCCAGCGGTCGAGGCTGAGGTCGCGCCCTATCTGGAGTGCGCACCGGGTGCTGTGGCTGCTGCCAAGGCTTTGGCGCAAAGACTGGGGGCGGGCATCGACGCGGATGCGGTGGCCCATTCGATCAATGCGCTGATCGCGCAATGGGAGGGTGACGAAGCGCCCGAAGGCATTGCGGCCTTTTTTGAAAAGCGCAAAGCCCGCTGGATGATCTGA
- a CDS encoding NADH-quinone oxidoreductase subunit C gives MTEALQELGTHLELKRKDCVLSWDITLDELTVTVAPSNLVGFVEFLREDQACQFSTLVDITAVDYPTRSKRFDVVYHFLSMYQNHRIRLRVQIREEDMLPSIISVHPSANWFEREIFDMFGILFSGHPDLRRILTDYGFRGFPLRKDFPTTGYTEVRYDEVQKRVVYEPVSLVQEYRQFDFMSPWEGAEYILPGDDKAKEEASK, from the coding sequence ATGACCGAAGCTTTGCAGGAACTGGGCACCCATCTGGAGTTGAAGCGCAAGGATTGCGTTTTGTCCTGGGATATCACCCTTGATGAGCTGACAGTGACAGTGGCCCCGTCGAACCTTGTGGGCTTCGTGGAGTTCCTGCGCGAAGATCAGGCCTGCCAGTTCAGTACCCTGGTCGACATCACGGCGGTGGATTACCCGACGCGGTCCAAGCGGTTTGACGTCGTTTATCATTTTCTGAGCATGTATCAGAACCACCGCATCCGGCTGCGGGTGCAGATCCGCGAAGAAGATATGCTGCCCTCGATTATCAGTGTTCACCCCAGTGCCAACTGGTTTGAACGCGAGATTTTTGACATGTTCGGCATTCTGTTCAGTGGCCACCCAGACCTGCGCCGCATCTTGACCGATTATGGCTTTCGCGGATTCCCGCTGCGCAAGGATTTTCCGACGACTGGCTATACCGAAGTCCGCTATGATGAGGTGCAGAAACGGGTGGTCTATGAACCTGTGAGCCTCGTGCAGGAATACCGCCAATTCGACTTTATGTCGCCTTGGGAGGGTGCGGAATACATCCTGCCCGGTGACGACAAGGCCAAGGAAGAGGCAAGCAAATGA
- a CDS encoding sulfotransferase, producing the protein MSDPTILYCVGATKAGTSWLHDALKGHADCALRDVKEAHYWDTVNGADRLAYLETLEKQLHKLRLSRHRANLGNRGWEAANVDRQIAALTEQIDMLCADRQGNAAYLDWLTRERVDEAVVADFSPSYALLEGPALERMVRVSPKTRVIYLMRDPLARLWSHVRMAARRKVGEGDALEGRANYILRRVLNGESHTQISLRSDYAAAVDRLTAVVPESRLSLMFTEEMFAPGGFEQVCGFLGIRKAAADTQKPVHAGVKVQMEPGLREMAMSFLKDQYDWARATFGPLPQAWQNNLERVSA; encoded by the coding sequence ATGTCTGACCCCACGATCCTTTATTGTGTCGGAGCAACCAAGGCGGGCACGTCATGGCTGCATGACGCGTTGAAGGGTCATGCGGATTGCGCGCTGCGCGATGTCAAGGAAGCGCATTACTGGGATACGGTGAATGGTGCGGACCGGCTGGCCTATCTGGAAACGCTGGAAAAGCAGCTTCACAAGTTGCGGTTAAGCCGTCACCGGGCCAATCTGGGCAATCGTGGTTGGGAGGCGGCCAATGTGGATCGTCAGATCGCAGCGCTGACCGAACAGATCGACATGCTATGTGCTGACCGACAGGGCAACGCGGCCTATCTGGATTGGCTAACGCGCGAGCGTGTGGACGAAGCCGTGGTCGCCGATTTCTCACCCAGCTATGCGTTGCTCGAAGGCCCCGCGCTCGAGCGGATGGTTAGGGTCAGCCCCAAGACCCGCGTGATCTATCTGATGCGCGATCCGCTGGCCCGGCTGTGGAGCCATGTACGCATGGCCGCACGTCGCAAGGTGGGCGAGGGGGACGCGCTGGAAGGCCGCGCGAATTACATCCTGCGCCGTGTACTGAATGGTGAATCTCATACGCAGATCAGCCTGCGCAGCGACTATGCGGCAGCCGTTGACCGCCTGACCGCGGTCGTGCCCGAAAGCCGCCTGTCATTGATGTTCACAGAAGAAATGTTCGCCCCCGGCGGGTTTGAACAGGTCTGCGGATTTCTGGGCATTCGCAAGGCAGCGGCTGATACGCAAAAGCCGGTACATGCAGGCGTCAAGGTTCAGATGGAACCGGGCCTGCGCGAGATGGCGATGAGTTTCCTGAAAGATCAATACGACTGGGCCAGGGCGACCTTTGGCCCCTTGCCGCAGGCGTGGCAGAACAACCTTGAGAGGGTGAGCGCATGA
- a CDS encoding NADH-quinone oxidoreductase subunit D: MMDGDIRTNTYDDGSTDARTGEQKIRNFNINFGPQHPAAHGVLRLVLELDGEIVERCDPHIGLLHRGTEKLMESRTYLQNLPYFDRLDYVAPMNQEHAWCLAIEKLTKTEVPRRASLIRVLYSEIGRVLNHLLNVTTQALDVGALTPPLWGFEEREKLMIFYERACGARLHAAYFRPGGVHQDLPDQLIEDIDAWAVAFPELLNDIDGLLTENRIFKQRNADIGIVTEEDIQNYGFSGVMVRGSGFAWDLRRAQPYECYDEFDFQIPVGKNGDCYDRYLCRMEEMRQSTSIIRQACEKLRHEKGDIMARGKMTPPTRAAMKTDMESLIHHFKLYTEGFHVPAGEVYAAVEAPKGEFGVYLVADGSNKPYRAKLRAPGFLHLQAMDHVATGHQLADVAAIIGTMDVVFGEIDR; this comes from the coding sequence ATGATGGACGGCGATATTCGCACCAACACCTATGATGACGGGTCCACCGACGCGCGCACGGGTGAGCAGAAGATCCGCAATTTCAACATCAACTTTGGCCCGCAACACCCTGCGGCACATGGTGTTTTGCGTCTTGTGCTGGAACTTGACGGCGAGATTGTTGAACGCTGCGATCCGCATATCGGGCTGCTGCACCGTGGCACCGAAAAGCTGATGGAAAGCCGGACCTATTTGCAGAACCTGCCGTATTTCGACCGGCTGGATTATGTGGCGCCGATGAACCAGGAACATGCCTGGTGTCTGGCCATCGAAAAGCTGACCAAGACCGAAGTGCCGCGCCGCGCGAGCCTGATCCGGGTGCTTTACTCCGAGATTGGCCGGGTGTTGAACCACCTTCTGAACGTGACCACGCAGGCCCTGGATGTGGGCGCGCTGACCCCGCCGCTTTGGGGCTTTGAAGAGCGTGAAAAGCTGATGATCTTTTACGAACGGGCCTGTGGTGCGCGGCTTCATGCTGCTTACTTCCGGCCTGGTGGCGTGCATCAGGACCTGCCCGATCAGTTGATCGAGGATATTGATGCTTGGGCGGTGGCCTTCCCCGAACTGTTGAACGATATCGACGGGCTGCTGACCGAGAACCGTATTTTCAAGCAGCGCAATGCAGATATTGGCATTGTCACCGAAGAAGACATTCAGAATTACGGCTTTTCCGGTGTCATGGTGCGCGGATCGGGCTTTGCCTGGGACCTGCGCCGTGCGCAGCCTTATGAATGCTACGACGAGTTTGACTTTCAGATTCCCGTGGGCAAGAACGGCGATTGTTATGATCGCTACCTGTGCCGCATGGAAGAGATGCGGCAATCGACCAGCATCATCCGTCAGGCCTGCGAAAAGCTGCGCCACGAAAAGGGTGACATCATGGCCCGCGGCAAGATGACGCCGCCCACGCGCGCCGCGATGAAGACCGACATGGAAAGCCTGATCCACCACTTCAAGCTTTATACCGAAGGGTTCCACGTCCCGGCTGGCGAAGTTTATGCCGCGGTCGAGGCGCCTAAGGGTGAATTTGGTGTCTATCTGGTCGCAGACGGCAGCAACAAACCCTACCGCGCCAAGCTGCGCGCGCCGGGGTTCCTGCATTTGCAGGCGATGGACCACGTGGCAACTGGCCACCAGCTGGCCGACGTGGCCGCCATCATTGGAACAATGGACGTTGTTTTTGGGGAGATTGACCGATGA
- a CDS encoding NADH-quinone oxidoreductase subunit E, protein MLRRLHPDQPDSFAFTPENQRWAEGQMTKFPEGRQASAIIPLLWRAQEQEGWLSRPAIEYVARMLGLEYIRALEVATFYFMFQLQPVGSVAHIQVCGTLSCMICGAEDLIAVCKEKIAAEPHALSADGKFSWEEVECLGSCANAPMAQIGKDYYEDLTATRMGEIIDELAAGGVPVPGPQNGRFAAEPLKGLTSLEEYDSGKTKYNASVQLATDIGDTVKRIDGTEVPILTPWVDGGAGVATKTKPAAKAKAATKAKAAPKAKATPKPKAEPKATAPAKPAAAAAGEKKPRTLSAPRKSGADNLKLISGVGPKLEGVLNELGFWHFDQIAKWTEAEVAWVDSRLKFKGRIERDNWMAQAAELAKK, encoded by the coding sequence ATGCTGCGCCGTTTGCACCCTGACCAACCCGACAGTTTCGCCTTTACCCCAGAAAACCAGCGCTGGGCCGAAGGACAGATGACCAAGTTCCCCGAAGGCCGTCAAGCAAGCGCGATCATTCCGCTTTTGTGGCGGGCACAGGAACAGGAAGGCTGGCTAAGCCGTCCGGCGATTGAATATGTCGCCCGGATGCTGGGACTGGAATACATTCGCGCGCTTGAGGTCGCGACATTCTACTTCATGTTCCAACTGCAGCCGGTGGGGTCGGTCGCGCATATTCAGGTGTGCGGTACGTTGTCCTGTATGATTTGCGGCGCTGAAGATCTGATTGCCGTGTGCAAAGAAAAGATTGCTGCGGAGCCGCATGCGCTGTCCGCAGATGGCAAGTTTTCCTGGGAAGAGGTCGAGTGCCTTGGGTCCTGCGCCAATGCGCCGATGGCGCAAATCGGCAAGGACTACTACGAAGATCTTACCGCGACCCGCATGGGCGAGATCATCGACGAACTCGCCGCCGGTGGTGTGCCGGTGCCTGGTCCGCAGAACGGCCGCTTTGCCGCAGAGCCGCTGAAAGGGCTGACAAGCCTTGAAGAATACGACAGCGGCAAGACCAAGTATAACGCCAGTGTGCAGCTTGCGACCGACATCGGAGACACGGTGAAGCGGATCGACGGCACTGAGGTGCCAATTTTGACGCCGTGGGTTGATGGCGGGGCAGGTGTGGCGACAAAGACCAAGCCAGCGGCCAAAGCCAAAGCAGCGACCAAAGCAAAGGCCGCACCCAAGGCCAAGGCGACCCCAAAACCAAAGGCAGAGCCGAAGGCAACAGCTCCGGCCAAGCCTGCAGCAGCAGCGGCGGGTGAGAAAAAGCCGCGCACGCTGAGCGCGCCGCGCAAGTCCGGGGCGGATAACCTGAAGCTGATCAGTGGCGTCGGGCCCAAGCTGGAAGGCGTGTTGAATGAATTGGGCTTCTGGCACTTTGACCAGATTGCCAAATGGACCGAGGCCGAGGTTGCATGGGTTGATAGCCGGTTGAAATTCAAGGGCCGCATCGAACGCGACAACTGGATGGCACAAGCCGCAGAGCTGGCCAAAAAGTAG
- a CDS encoding NADH:ubiquinone oxidoreductase: MKDTAPISSGIIAVAVVFGLIAAGVAFVMWDFGAIGALFIGAIIAVIVAILLMLGWREPAPRAGESDTPVTKAAPAAPAAAASAPVAATSAPEPAPAPAAKPVEKAEAAPGAKAKPKAKPVAADGKPEMLSAPRGGAGDDLKQIKGVGPKLEKLLNSMGVWHFDQVAGWRAKEVAWVDENLEGFKGRVSRDEWVKQAKVLAKGGTTAFSKKVKKGDVY, from the coding sequence ATGAAAGATACTGCACCAATCAGTTCAGGGATCATCGCCGTGGCGGTCGTATTCGGCCTGATCGCGGCCGGTGTCGCCTTTGTCATGTGGGACTTTGGCGCGATTGGCGCGCTGTTCATCGGCGCGATTATTGCTGTGATCGTGGCAATCTTGCTGATGCTTGGCTGGCGTGAACCGGCCCCGCGCGCGGGCGAAAGCGATACACCGGTGACAAAGGCTGCCCCAGCGGCACCCGCGGCGGCGGCGTCTGCGCCCGTCGCAGCGACATCTGCCCCGGAACCCGCGCCTGCACCTGCTGCAAAGCCAGTGGAAAAGGCCGAAGCAGCACCTGGCGCCAAAGCCAAACCAAAGGCCAAACCGGTTGCCGCAGATGGCAAGCCCGAGATGTTGAGCGCCCCGCGCGGTGGTGCAGGTGACGACCTTAAGCAGATCAAGGGTGTTGGGCCAAAGCTGGAAAAGTTGCTGAATTCGATGGGCGTCTGGCACTTTGATCAGGTCGCCGGATGGCGCGCCAAAGAGGTCGCTTGGGTGGATGAAAACCTGGAAGGCTTCAAAGGCCGGGTCAGCCGCGACGAATGGGTCAAGCAGGCCAAGGTATTGGCCAAGGGCGGCACCACCGCGTTTTCGAAGAAAGTGAAAAAGGGCGACGTTTACTAG
- a CDS encoding DUF5337 family protein, which yields MLRGYISVRNVETAMDGHNDDTARQGRIIAITIAIAGVLAIAAPWLTTALGLAPKFEILFYLISLAAFIWSLVVTWKLWQKTRS from the coding sequence GTGCTGCGCGGCTACATCAGCGTCAGGAACGTGGAGACGGCGATGGACGGGCACAACGACGACACGGCGCGGCAGGGGCGGATCATTGCGATCACCATCGCCATTGCCGGTGTGCTGGCGATTGCGGCACCTTGGTTGACCACCGCGTTGGGCCTTGCCCCGAAGTTTGAAATTCTGTTCTACCTGATATCCTTGGCTGCGTTCATTTGGTCACTGGTCGTCACGTGGAAGCTGTGGCAAAAGACCCGTAGCTAG